A genomic stretch from Streptomyces venezuelae ATCC 10712 includes:
- the efeB gene encoding iron uptake transporter deferrochelatase/peroxidase subunit — protein sequence MAEDTQETTTGTGAAAPSRRSVIGWGGAGLALGAAVAGGAVALTRDGDTAVPVAESGAAVPFHGPHQAGIATAVQDRLHFAAFDVKTKDRAELVQLLKDWTRAAERMTAGAEVGEGAYGGLPEAPPDDTGEALGLKPSRLTLTIGFGPSLFDGRFGLKDKRPGALVELPKFPGDNLDPARSGGDLCVQACADDPQVAVHAIRNLARIGFGKVAVRWSQLGFGKTSSTTPDAQTPRNLFGFKDGTRNIAGTDAERLAKHVWVSGKDAEGAAAWMDGGSYLVARRIRMNVETWDRTPLAEQEDIFGRDKREGAPVGKAKEHDEPFLKAMKPDSHVRLAHPDTNAGATILRRGYSFTDGTDGLGRLEAGLFFLAYQKDVRTGFVPVQTSLARADALNEYIQHVGSALFAIPPGVRDKDDWWGRALFS from the coding sequence ATGGCCGAGGACACCCAGGAGACGACGACGGGAACCGGGGCCGCCGCGCCCTCCCGCCGCAGCGTCATCGGCTGGGGCGGCGCCGGGCTCGCGCTCGGTGCCGCCGTGGCCGGCGGCGCCGTCGCGCTCACCCGCGACGGGGACACCGCGGTGCCCGTCGCCGAGAGCGGCGCCGCCGTGCCCTTCCACGGACCGCACCAGGCCGGCATCGCCACCGCCGTGCAGGACCGGCTGCACTTCGCCGCCTTCGACGTGAAGACGAAGGACCGTGCGGAGCTCGTCCAGCTCCTCAAGGACTGGACGCGGGCCGCCGAGCGCATGACGGCGGGCGCCGAGGTAGGCGAGGGCGCCTACGGCGGTCTCCCGGAGGCCCCGCCGGACGACACCGGCGAGGCCCTCGGCCTCAAGCCCTCCCGTCTCACCCTCACGATCGGCTTCGGCCCCTCGCTCTTCGACGGGCGCTTCGGGCTGAAGGACAAGCGGCCCGGGGCCTTGGTGGAGCTGCCCAAGTTCCCGGGCGACAACCTGGATCCGGCGCGCAGCGGCGGCGACCTCTGCGTCCAGGCGTGCGCGGACGACCCCCAGGTCGCCGTGCACGCCATCCGGAACCTGGCGCGGATCGGCTTCGGCAAGGTCGCGGTGCGCTGGTCCCAGCTGGGCTTCGGCAAGACGTCCTCGACGACGCCGGACGCCCAGACGCCCCGCAACCTCTTCGGCTTCAAGGACGGCACCCGCAACATCGCGGGCACCGACGCCGAGCGGCTGGCGAAGCACGTGTGGGTCTCCGGCAAGGACGCCGAAGGAGCGGCCGCCTGGATGGACGGCGGCTCGTACCTCGTCGCCCGCCGCATCCGGATGAACGTCGAGACCTGGGACCGTACGCCGCTGGCCGAGCAGGAGGACATCTTCGGCCGCGACAAGCGCGAGGGCGCGCCCGTCGGCAAGGCCAAGGAGCACGACGAGCCGTTCCTGAAGGCGATGAAGCCGGACTCCCACGTCCGGCTCGCCCACCCGGACACCAACGCCGGGGCGACGATCCTGCGGCGCGGCTACTCCTTCACCGACGGCACCGACGGCCTCGGCCGCCTGGAGGCCGGGCTGTTCTTCCTCGCGTACCAGAAGGACGTGCGGACCGGCTTCGTCCCGGTGCAGACCTCCCTGGCGCGGGCCGACGCCCTCAACGAGTACATCCAGCACGTGGGTTCGGCGCTCTTCGCGATCCCGCCGGGCGTCCGCGACAAGGACGACTGGTGGGGCCGGGCGCTCTTCTCGTGA
- the efeU gene encoding iron uptake transporter permease EfeU, with protein sequence MFGNYLIGLREGLEASLVVCILIAYLVKTGRRDALKPVWLGIGVAVAVALAFGAGLEFGSQELTFEAQELLGGSLSIVAVVLVTWMVFWMRRTARHLKAELHGKLDAALRMGTGALVATAFLAVGREGLETALFVWASVRASSDGSYAPLTGVLLGLLTAVLLGWLFYRGALRINLAKFFTWTGGMLVVVAAGVLAYGVHDLQEARFLGGLADKAFDISATIPPDSWYGTLLKGVFNFQPNPTVLQVTVWALYLVPTLALFLAPIGSGPSVRVKKQKATDEKADAEASAGTTA encoded by the coding sequence GTGTTCGGTAACTATCTGATCGGCCTGCGCGAGGGCCTCGAAGCCAGCCTCGTCGTCTGCATCCTCATCGCCTACCTGGTGAAGACCGGCCGGCGCGACGCCCTGAAGCCCGTCTGGCTGGGCATCGGCGTCGCCGTCGCCGTGGCGCTGGCCTTCGGCGCCGGCCTGGAGTTCGGCTCCCAGGAGCTGACCTTCGAGGCCCAGGAACTGCTCGGCGGCTCCCTGTCGATCGTCGCCGTGGTCCTGGTGACGTGGATGGTCTTCTGGATGCGGCGCACCGCCCGGCACCTCAAGGCGGAACTCCACGGCAAGCTGGACGCCGCCCTCCGGATGGGCACGGGCGCGCTGGTCGCCACCGCGTTCCTCGCGGTGGGCCGCGAGGGCCTGGAGACGGCGCTCTTCGTGTGGGCTTCGGTACGGGCCTCCTCCGACGGCTCGTACGCGCCGCTGACCGGCGTCCTGCTCGGCCTGCTCACGGCGGTGCTCCTCGGCTGGCTGTTCTACCGGGGCGCGCTGAGGATCAACCTGGCGAAGTTCTTCACCTGGACCGGCGGCATGCTGGTCGTGGTGGCGGCGGGCGTCCTCGCGTACGGCGTGCACGACCTCCAGGAGGCCCGCTTCCTCGGCGGCCTCGCCGACAAGGCCTTCGACATCTCGGCGACGATCCCGCCGGACAGCTGGTACGGCACCCTCCTCAAGGGCGTCTTCAACTTCCAGCCGAACCCGACGGTCCTTCAGGTCACGGTGTGGGCGCTGTATCTGGTCCCGACGCTCGCGCTGTTCCTGGCCCCGATAGGGTCGGGTCCGTCCGTGCGGGTGAAGAAGCAGAAGGCGACCGATGAGAAGGCTGACGCTGAGGCGAGCGCCGGGACGACCGCTTGA
- a CDS encoding bifunctional DNA primase/polymerase, with amino-acid sequence MGDGIGRYRGTESKLAQWLRRRPKRTAAEDENDREKLLLATAAAGLPLAPAAYPVGYSCSCERIGCPTPARHPVSFAWQTQSTTDRAQIERWARNEPAANFVTATGMVHDVLDVPLAAGRAALERLLAEGVEVGPVAEAADVDTVGGRMLFFTATRGTPEDEDEWWPCELDCHPETMDEHPGLRWHCRGSYVLVPPARLPGDESAHPVVAWLRGPEHPLPDPLNLLETLQDACARHAAAREAEGDGEHGAHEIAWPLTR; translated from the coding sequence ATGGGCGACGGCATCGGCCGCTACCGCGGCACGGAGAGCAAACTCGCACAGTGGCTGCGCAGGCGCCCCAAACGCACCGCGGCCGAGGACGAGAACGACCGCGAGAAGCTGCTCCTGGCCACCGCCGCCGCCGGGCTGCCCCTGGCCCCCGCCGCGTACCCCGTCGGCTACAGCTGCTCCTGTGAGCGGATCGGCTGTCCCACCCCCGCCCGCCACCCCGTCTCGTTCGCCTGGCAGACCCAGTCGACCACCGACCGCGCCCAGATCGAGCGCTGGGCCCGCAACGAGCCCGCGGCGAACTTCGTCACCGCGACCGGCATGGTCCACGACGTCCTCGACGTCCCGCTCGCCGCGGGCCGCGCCGCCCTGGAGCGCCTTCTCGCCGAGGGCGTCGAGGTCGGGCCCGTCGCCGAGGCCGCCGACGTCGACACGGTCGGCGGCCGGATGCTCTTCTTCACCGCCACCCGGGGCACCCCCGAGGACGAGGACGAGTGGTGGCCGTGCGAGCTCGACTGCCACCCCGAGACCATGGACGAGCACCCGGGGCTCCGCTGGCACTGCCGCGGCAGCTACGTCCTCGTACCGCCGGCCCGGCTCCCCGGCGACGAGAGCGCCCATCCCGTCGTCGCCTGGCTCCGCGGCCCCGAGCACCCGCTGCCCGACCCGCTGAACCTCCTGGAGACCCTCCAGGACGCCTGCGCGCGCCACGCGGCCGCCCGCGAGGCGGAGGGCGACGGGGAACACGGAGCCCACGAGATCGCCTGGCCCCTGACCCGCTGA
- a CDS encoding TetR/AcrR family transcriptional regulator, translated as MSDTKAPDASRRSERSRRAIFDAALALVSETGYAKTTIEGIAARAGVGKQTIYRWWPSKAAVLLDAFLDLAARANEALGGDADSEIPDTGDLAADLKYVLRATVDEMNDPAFDGPTRALAAEGMVDPELGARFTEALLEPQLGYYARRIEAAQAAGDVDPDVDPRIALELLVGPLHHRWSLRTLPLTHDYADTLVDLALRGLAPRA; from the coding sequence ATGTCCGACACCAAGGCCCCCGACGCCTCCCGCCGCAGCGAGCGCTCCCGCCGCGCCATCTTCGACGCCGCCCTCGCCCTCGTCTCCGAGACCGGCTACGCGAAGACCACCATCGAGGGCATCGCCGCCCGCGCCGGGGTCGGCAAGCAGACCATCTACCGCTGGTGGCCCTCCAAGGCCGCCGTCCTCCTCGACGCCTTCCTCGACCTCGCCGCCCGGGCCAACGAGGCCTTGGGGGGCGACGCCGACAGTGAGATCCCCGACACCGGCGACCTCGCCGCCGACCTGAAGTACGTCCTGCGCGCCACCGTCGACGAGATGAACGACCCCGCCTTCGACGGCCCCACCCGCGCCCTCGCCGCCGAGGGCATGGTCGACCCCGAGCTCGGCGCCCGCTTCACCGAGGCGCTCCTCGAACCCCAGCTCGGGTACTACGCGCGCCGCATCGAGGCCGCCCAGGCCGCCGGTGACGTCGACCCCGACGTCGACCCCCGGATCGCCCTCGAACTCCTGGTCGGCCCGCTCCACCACCGCTGGTCGCTCCGCACCCTGCCGCTCACCCACGACTACGCCGACACCCTCGTCGACCTGGCCCTGCGCGGACTCGCCCCGAGGGCCTGA
- the ddaH gene encoding dimethylargininase: protein MRTTPRASSPRRYLMCPPTHFTVTYSINPWMDPTKPVDLPLALAQWEDLRDRYRALGHRVELLVPDPALPDMVFAANGATVVDGRVLGAKFAHAERAAEAAAHLAWFRRNGWADDAVRVPEHVNEGEGDFAVTASWILAGRGFRSSPLSHDEAQEFFGRPVIGLELVDPRYYHLDTALCVLDDARDEVMYFPDAFSPGSRAVLARLFPDALIATEADAAALGLNAVSDGRNVLLPQAAVGLFAPLRERGFEPIGMDLGELLKGGGSVKCCTQELRP from the coding sequence TTGCGCACCACTCCGCGCGCGTCCTCGCCCCGCCGTTATCTGATGTGCCCACCCACGCACTTCACGGTGACGTACTCCATCAACCCCTGGATGGACCCCACGAAACCGGTCGACCTGCCGCTCGCCCTCGCCCAGTGGGAGGACCTGCGGGACCGCTACCGCGCGCTCGGTCACCGCGTCGAGCTCCTCGTCCCCGACCCGGCGCTGCCCGACATGGTCTTCGCGGCGAACGGCGCCACCGTCGTCGACGGCCGGGTCCTCGGCGCGAAGTTCGCCCACGCGGAGCGCGCGGCCGAGGCCGCGGCGCATCTGGCGTGGTTCCGCCGGAACGGCTGGGCGGACGACGCCGTACGGGTCCCGGAGCACGTCAACGAAGGCGAGGGCGACTTCGCCGTGACCGCCTCCTGGATCCTCGCCGGGCGCGGCTTCCGCTCCAGCCCGCTCTCGCACGACGAGGCCCAGGAGTTCTTCGGGCGGCCGGTGATCGGTCTGGAGCTGGTGGACCCGCGGTACTACCACCTGGACACGGCGCTGTGCGTCCTCGACGACGCCCGCGACGAGGTCATGTACTTCCCGGACGCCTTCTCCCCCGGCAGCCGCGCGGTCCTCGCCCGGCTCTTCCCCGACGCGCTGATCGCCACGGAGGCGGACGCGGCGGCCCTCGGGCTGAACGCGGTCAGCGACGGCCGGAACGTCCTCCTCCCGCAGGCGGCGGTGGGCCTCTTCGCACCGCTGCGCGAGCGCGGCTTCGAACCGATCGGGATGGACCTCGGCGAACTCCTCAAGGGCGGCGGCAGCGTGAAGTGCTGCACCCAGGAGCTGCGGCCCTAG
- a CDS encoding small ribosomal subunit Rsm22 family protein, with protein sequence MNVSAASADSLRAALAGLLAGLPPKQATQAVDRLIANYRGTTPTDAPVLRDRSDVAAYAAYRMPATFEAVRGALDALRAAVPDWEPRTHTDVGGGTGAASWAVAEAWEEAPPRTTVLDWAEPALALGRELAAGTLDAEWRTARIGGALRLDDTDLVTVSYVLKELTAADRTALVTEAARAARTVVIVEPGTPDGYERIIAARTLLIDAGFTVAAPCPHSGACPIEPGTDWCHFAARVSRSSLHRKVKGGSLPYEDEKYSYVAATRVPPAPAVARVTRRPQIRKGLVLLDLCGPDGLTRDTVTKRHGPLYKQARDAEWGDAWPPEGGEGTA encoded by the coding sequence GTGAACGTCTCCGCCGCCTCCGCCGACTCCCTGCGCGCCGCCCTCGCCGGGCTCCTCGCCGGACTGCCGCCCAAGCAGGCCACGCAGGCCGTCGACCGGCTGATCGCCAACTACCGGGGGACCACCCCGACGGACGCCCCCGTGCTGCGCGACCGCTCCGACGTCGCCGCGTACGCCGCGTACCGGATGCCGGCGACCTTCGAGGCGGTACGGGGCGCCCTCGACGCGCTGCGCGCGGCCGTGCCCGACTGGGAGCCGCGTACCCACACCGACGTCGGCGGCGGCACCGGCGCGGCGAGCTGGGCCGTCGCCGAGGCCTGGGAGGAGGCGCCGCCCCGCACCACCGTCCTCGACTGGGCGGAACCCGCCCTCGCGCTCGGCCGCGAACTCGCCGCCGGGACCCTGGACGCCGAGTGGCGCACGGCGAGGATCGGCGGCGCGCTGCGGCTCGACGACACCGACCTCGTCACCGTCTCGTACGTGCTCAAGGAGCTGACCGCGGCCGACCGGACGGCGCTGGTGACCGAGGCGGCGCGGGCCGCGCGGACGGTCGTGATCGTCGAGCCCGGCACCCCCGACGGCTACGAGCGGATCATCGCCGCCCGGACCCTGCTGATCGACGCCGGGTTCACCGTCGCCGCGCCCTGCCCGCACAGCGGGGCCTGCCCGATCGAGCCGGGCACCGACTGGTGCCACTTCGCCGCCCGGGTCAGCCGCTCCTCGCTGCACCGGAAGGTGAAGGGCGGCTCGCTGCCGTACGAGGACGAGAAGTACAGCTACGTGGCGGCGACCCGGGTCCCGCCGGCGCCGGCGGTCGCCCGCGTCACCCGCAGGCCGCAGATCCGCAAGGGTCTCGTCCTCCTCGACCTGTGCGGCCCCGACGGCCTGACCCGCGACACGGTCACCAAGCGCCACGGACCCCTGTACAAGCAGGCCCGTGACGCCGAGTGGGGCGACGCCTGGCCGCCCGAGGGCGGCGAGGGCACGGCCTAG
- a CDS encoding Bcr/CflA family multidrug efflux MFS transporter, whose protein sequence is MPESGQKTTQGHITERVPEPIAGPAARRTGLLVTLVLGGLTALPPLSMDMYLPALPEVTGALAAPAATIQLTLTACLAGMALGQLVVGPMSDKWGRRRPLLIGMVVYVLATAACAFAPTAETLIGFRLLQGLAGAAGIVIARAVVRDLYDGVEMARFFSTLMLISGVAPIIAPLIGGQILRVTDWRGVFHVLTVIGVLLTLVVWRFLGETLPPERRHEGGVGQALRTMRGLLADRVFAGYMLTGGLAFAALFAYISASPFVVQEIYGASPQTFSLLFGLNSIGLVAVGQINGKLLVGRVSLDKALGWGLGTILVAALALLLMTSGAFGKVGLVPIAAGLFVLMSAMGLAMPNTNALALMRTPHAAGSASALLGTTSFLVGAVASPLVGIAGEHTAVPMAVVQLTCAVLALVCFLGLCRPWRAPAATAGTPAAGA, encoded by the coding sequence ATGCCGGAGAGCGGCCAGAAAACAACACAAGGACACATAACCGAAAGAGTCCCCGAGCCGATCGCCGGCCCGGCCGCCCGGCGCACCGGGCTGCTCGTCACCCTCGTCCTCGGCGGGCTCACCGCACTGCCCCCGCTCTCCATGGACATGTACCTCCCGGCCCTGCCGGAGGTCACCGGCGCGCTCGCCGCCCCCGCCGCCACCATCCAGCTCACCCTCACCGCCTGCCTCGCCGGGATGGCCCTCGGCCAGCTCGTCGTCGGCCCCATGAGCGACAAATGGGGCCGCCGCCGCCCGCTGCTCATCGGCATGGTCGTGTACGTCCTCGCCACCGCCGCCTGCGCCTTCGCGCCCACCGCCGAGACCCTCATCGGCTTCCGGCTGCTCCAGGGCCTCGCCGGCGCCGCCGGCATCGTCATCGCCCGCGCCGTCGTCCGCGACCTCTACGACGGCGTGGAGATGGCCCGGTTCTTCTCCACCCTGATGCTGATCTCCGGCGTCGCCCCGATCATCGCGCCCCTCATCGGCGGCCAGATCCTGCGGGTCACCGACTGGCGGGGCGTCTTCCACGTCCTCACCGTCATCGGCGTCCTCCTCACCCTCGTCGTGTGGCGCTTCCTCGGCGAGACGCTGCCGCCCGAGCGGCGGCACGAGGGCGGGGTCGGCCAGGCCCTGCGCACCATGCGGGGGCTGCTCGCCGACCGGGTCTTCGCCGGGTACATGCTGACCGGCGGCCTCGCCTTCGCCGCCCTCTTCGCGTACATCTCCGCCTCGCCGTTCGTCGTCCAGGAGATCTACGGGGCCTCGCCGCAGACCTTCAGCCTGCTCTTCGGCCTCAACTCCATCGGGCTCGTCGCCGTCGGCCAGATCAACGGCAAGCTGCTCGTCGGCCGCGTCAGCCTCGACAAGGCGCTCGGCTGGGGCCTCGGGACCATCCTGGTCGCCGCCCTCGCCCTGCTCCTGATGACCTCCGGAGCCTTCGGGAAGGTCGGGCTCGTGCCGATCGCCGCCGGACTCTTCGTCCTCATGTCGGCGATGGGCCTCGCCATGCCCAACACCAACGCCCTGGCCCTGATGCGCACCCCGCACGCCGCCGGGTCCGCGTCCGCGCTCCTCGGCACGACCTCCTTCCTCGTCGGCGCCGTCGCGTCCCCGCTCGTCGGCATCGCGGGCGAGCACACCGCCGTCCCGATGGCCGTCGTCCAGCTGACCTGCGCGGTCCTGGCGCTCGTCTGCTTCCTCGGCCTGTGCAGGCCGTGGCGGGCCCCCGCCGCGACCGCCGGGACCCCGGCGGCCGGCGCCTAG